From Calonectris borealis chromosome 9, bCalBor7.hap1.2, whole genome shotgun sequence, one genomic window encodes:
- the DHX36 gene encoding ATP-dependent DNA/RNA helicase DHX36 isoform X2 → MRRVAAVVGAGCRAAMSYEQRRDWGRGRGGDGGSSSASSSAGGHGGRGGGRGRHPSHLKGREIGLWYARKQGQKSKETDRQQRAVVRMDERREEQIVQLLNTVQTKNEKEQEAMSWWSGDEEGPTPEQPAKVKSDAEKAPVRQRPVLEKTFLDRDVEYLFEKNEQDTDLDEQLKEDLRKKKSDPRYIEMQRFREKLPSYGMRQELVNLINNNRVTVISGETGCGKTTQVTQFILDDYIERGKGSTCRIVCTQPRRISAISVAERVAAERAEACGNGKSTGYQIRLQSRLPRKQGSILYCTTGIVLQWLQSDKHLSSISHVVLDEIHERNLQSDVLMSIIKDLLNIRLDLKVILMSATLNAEKFSEYFDNCPMIHIPGFTFPVVEYLLEDVIEKLRYTPENTDRRPRWKKGFMQGHVSRPEKEEKEEIYRERWPDYLRQLRGRYSASTIDALEMMDDDKVDLDLIAALIRHIVLEEEDGAILVFLPGWDNISTLHDLLMSQVMFKSDRFIIIPLHSLMPTVNQTQVFKKTPPGVRKIVIATNIAETSITIDDVVFVIDGGKIKETHFDTQNNISTMAAEWVSKANAKQRKGRAGRVQPGHCYHLYNGLRASLLDDYQLPEILRTPLEELCLQIKILKLGGIAHFLSKLMDPPSRDAVMLAINHLMELNALDRREELTPLGVHLARLPVEPHIGKMILFGALFCCLDPVLTIAASLSFKDPFVIPLGKEKVADARRKELSKNTKSDHLTVVNAFTMLHNMKGQFAEHLLAAGFVNSRDPKDPKSNTNSDNEKLLKAVICAGLYPKVAKIRPSFSKKRKMVKVCTKTDGTVNIHPKSVNVEETEFHYNWLVYHLKMRTSSIYLYDCTEVSPYCLLFFGGDISIQKDKDQDTIAVDEWIVFQSPARIAHLVKNLRQELDDLLQEKIENPHPVDWNDIKSRDTAVLTAIIDLITTQENESARNYAPRFQSERYS, encoded by the exons agagCTGTTGTGCGTATGGATGAACGCAGGGAAGAGCAAATTGTGCAGCTGTTGAATACTGTCCAAACTAAGAATGAAAAGGAGCAAGAAGCCATGTCCTGGTGGTCTGGGGATGAAGAAGG ACCTACTCCAGAACAGCCTGCAAAAGTGAAATCAGATGCTGAAAAAGCTCCTGTAAGACAGAGACCAGTtttggaaaaaacatttcttgatCGGGATGTGGAATatctctttgaaaaaaatgagcaGGATACTGATTTAGATGAGCAACTTAAAGAAGacttaagaaagaagaaatctgatCCTAGATATATTGAAATGCAG agatTCCGAGAGAAACTCCCCTCATATGGGATGAGACAG GAGCTTGTAAACCTTATAAACAATAATCGAGTAACCGTGATAAGTGGTGAAACTGGTTGTGGGAAGACAACCCAAGTTACACAGTTCATCTTGGATGATTACATAGAGCGAGGGAAAGGGTCTACCTGCAGGATTGTTTGTACTCAGCCTAGGAGGATCAGTGCTATCTCG gtGGCCGAGAGAGTTGCTGCTGAAAGGGCAGAAGCATGTGGTAATGGCAAGAGTACAGGATACCAAATTCGTCTGCAGAG TCGGTTACCAAGGAAACAAGGTTCAATTTTATACTGTACCACAGGAATTGTCCTACAGTGGCTCCAGTCAGATAA GCACTTGTCCAGCATTAGTCATGTAGTCCTTGATGAAATTCATGAAAGAAATCTTCAGTCAGATGTTTTAATGAGCATTATTAAAGATCTTTTGAATATTCGTTTGGATCTGAAAGTAATACTAATGAGTGCTACTTTAAATGCCGAGAAGTTTTCGGAGTATTTTG ATAATTGTCCAATGATTCACATACCTGGGTTCACTTTCCCTGTGGTGGAATATCTTCTCGAAGATGTAATTGAGAAGTTGAG GTATACTCCAGAAAACACAGACCGTCGGCCACGGTGGAAGAAAGGCTTCATGCAAGGACATGTAAGCAgaccagaaaaagaagaaaaagaggaaatctaCAGGGAACGATGGCCAGACTATTTAAGGCAGCTGCGGGGCAG GTATTCAGCAAGTACTATAGATGCCTTGGAAATGATGGACGATGACAAGGTCGACCTTGACCTTATAGCAGCACTTATCAGACACATCGTTTTGGAAGAAGAG GATGGTGCAATTCTAGTGTTTCTTCCAGGCTGGGACAACATTAGCACTTTGCATGATCTCTTGATGTCGCAAGTCATGTTTAAGTCag ataggTTTATTATCATACCTTTACATTCATTGATGCCTACTGTTAACCAGACTCAG GTTTTTAAGAAGACCCCGCCAGGAGTAAGGAAAATCGTGATTGCTACCAACATTGCAGAGACTAG cattaCAATAGATGACGTCGTGTTCGTTATAGATggtggaaaaataaaggaaactcaCTTTGACACACAGAACAACATTAGCACAATGGCAGCAGAGTGGGTTAGTAAAGCTAATGCCAAGCAGAGGAAAGGTCGAGCAGGAAG AGTTCAGCCAGGCCACTGTTATCATCTATACAATGGACTACGTGCTAGCCTTCTAGATGATTATCAGTTACCAGAGATCTTGAGGACACCTTTGGAAGAACTCTGTTTACAAATCAAG atcctAAAGCTTGGTGGAATTGCTCATTTTCTGAGCAAACTAATGGATCCACCCTCTCGTGATGCTGTAATGTTGGCCATAAATCATCTAATGGAGCTG AATGCTTTGGACAGACGGGAAGAACTGACTCCACTAGGTGTCCATTTAGCACGATTACCAGTTGAACCGCATATTGGAAAAATGATCCTCTTTGGAGCTTTATTCTGCTGCTTGGATCCAGTACTTACAATTGCAGCTAGCCTCAGCTTCAAAGACCCTTTTGTCATTCCTCTG GGCAAAGAGAAAGTAGCAGATGCAAGAAGAAAGGAACTGTCAAAGAACACTAAAAGTGATCATCTAACTGTGGTGAATGCTTTCACG ATGCTGCATAACATGAAAGGACAGTTTGCAGAGCATCTCCTTGCAGCTGGATTTGTGAATAGCAGAGACCCCAAGGATCCCAAATCTAATACCAACTCAG ATAATGAGAAGTTGCTCAAAGCGGTCATTTGTGCTGGTTTATATCCAAAAGTTGCAAAGATCCGGCCAAGCttcagcaaaaagagaaaaat GGTGAAAGTTTGCACCAAGACAGATGGAACAGTTAATATTCATCCTAAATCGGTTAATGTGGAAGAAACGGAGTTCCATTATAACTGGCTTGTGTACCATTTGAAGATGAGAACTAGCAGT ATTTACTTGTATGATTGTACAGAGGTCTCTCCATACTGTCTCTTGTTCTTCGGAGGAGATATATCCATTCAGAAGGATAAAGATCAGGATACCATTGCTGTGGATGAATGGATTGTTTTCCAGTCTCCGGCAAGAATAGCGCACTTAGTTAAG AATTTAAGACAAGAGCTTGATGATCTTCtacaagaaaaaatagaaaacccaCATCCCGTGGACTGGAATGATATTAAATCCAGGGATACAGCAGTATTGACAGCTATTATAGACTTAATCACAACACAGGAGAATGAAAGTGCCAGAAACTATGCTCCACGATTCCAGAGTGAACGCTATAGTTGA
- the DHX36 gene encoding ATP-dependent DNA/RNA helicase DHX36 isoform X1 translates to MRRVAAVVGAGCRAAMSYEQRRDWGRGRGGDGGSSSASSSAGGHGGRGGGRGRHPSHLKGREIGLWYARKQGQKSKETDRQQRAVVRMDERREEQIVQLLNTVQTKNEKEQEAMSWWSGDEEGPTPEQPAKVKSDAEKAPVRQRPVLEKTFLDRDVEYLFEKNEQDTDLDEQLKEDLRKKKSDPRYIEMQRFREKLPSYGMRQELVNLINNNRVTVISGETGCGKTTQVTQFILDDYIERGKGSTCRIVCTQPRRISAISVAERVAAERAEACGNGKSTGYQIRLQSRLPRKQGSILYCTTGIVLQWLQSDKHLSSISHVVLDEIHERNLQSDVLMSIIKDLLNIRLDLKVILMSATLNAEKFSEYFDNCPMIHIPGFTFPVVEYLLEDVIEKLRYTPENTDRRPRWKKGFMQGHVSRPEKEEKEEIYRERWPDYLRQLRGRYSASTIDALEMMDDDKVDLDLIAALIRHIVLEEEDGAILVFLPGWDNISTLHDLLMSQVMFKSDRFIIIPLHSLMPTVNQTQVFKKTPPGVRKIVIATNIAETSITIDDVVFVIDGGKIKETHFDTQNNISTMAAEWVSKANAKQRKGRAGRVQPGHCYHLYNGLRASLLDDYQLPEILRTPLEELCLQIKILKLGGIAHFLSKLMDPPSRDAVMLAINHLMELNALDRREELTPLGVHLARLPVEPHIGKMILFGALFCCLDPVLTIAASLSFKDPFVIPLGKEKVADARRKELSKNTKSDHLTVVNAFTGWEETRRRGFRTEKDYCWEYFLSSNTLQMLHNMKGQFAEHLLAAGFVNSRDPKDPKSNTNSDNEKLLKAVICAGLYPKVAKIRPSFSKKRKMVKVCTKTDGTVNIHPKSVNVEETEFHYNWLVYHLKMRTSSIYLYDCTEVSPYCLLFFGGDISIQKDKDQDTIAVDEWIVFQSPARIAHLVKNLRQELDDLLQEKIENPHPVDWNDIKSRDTAVLTAIIDLITTQENESARNYAPRFQSERYS, encoded by the exons agagCTGTTGTGCGTATGGATGAACGCAGGGAAGAGCAAATTGTGCAGCTGTTGAATACTGTCCAAACTAAGAATGAAAAGGAGCAAGAAGCCATGTCCTGGTGGTCTGGGGATGAAGAAGG ACCTACTCCAGAACAGCCTGCAAAAGTGAAATCAGATGCTGAAAAAGCTCCTGTAAGACAGAGACCAGTtttggaaaaaacatttcttgatCGGGATGTGGAATatctctttgaaaaaaatgagcaGGATACTGATTTAGATGAGCAACTTAAAGAAGacttaagaaagaagaaatctgatCCTAGATATATTGAAATGCAG agatTCCGAGAGAAACTCCCCTCATATGGGATGAGACAG GAGCTTGTAAACCTTATAAACAATAATCGAGTAACCGTGATAAGTGGTGAAACTGGTTGTGGGAAGACAACCCAAGTTACACAGTTCATCTTGGATGATTACATAGAGCGAGGGAAAGGGTCTACCTGCAGGATTGTTTGTACTCAGCCTAGGAGGATCAGTGCTATCTCG gtGGCCGAGAGAGTTGCTGCTGAAAGGGCAGAAGCATGTGGTAATGGCAAGAGTACAGGATACCAAATTCGTCTGCAGAG TCGGTTACCAAGGAAACAAGGTTCAATTTTATACTGTACCACAGGAATTGTCCTACAGTGGCTCCAGTCAGATAA GCACTTGTCCAGCATTAGTCATGTAGTCCTTGATGAAATTCATGAAAGAAATCTTCAGTCAGATGTTTTAATGAGCATTATTAAAGATCTTTTGAATATTCGTTTGGATCTGAAAGTAATACTAATGAGTGCTACTTTAAATGCCGAGAAGTTTTCGGAGTATTTTG ATAATTGTCCAATGATTCACATACCTGGGTTCACTTTCCCTGTGGTGGAATATCTTCTCGAAGATGTAATTGAGAAGTTGAG GTATACTCCAGAAAACACAGACCGTCGGCCACGGTGGAAGAAAGGCTTCATGCAAGGACATGTAAGCAgaccagaaaaagaagaaaaagaggaaatctaCAGGGAACGATGGCCAGACTATTTAAGGCAGCTGCGGGGCAG GTATTCAGCAAGTACTATAGATGCCTTGGAAATGATGGACGATGACAAGGTCGACCTTGACCTTATAGCAGCACTTATCAGACACATCGTTTTGGAAGAAGAG GATGGTGCAATTCTAGTGTTTCTTCCAGGCTGGGACAACATTAGCACTTTGCATGATCTCTTGATGTCGCAAGTCATGTTTAAGTCag ataggTTTATTATCATACCTTTACATTCATTGATGCCTACTGTTAACCAGACTCAG GTTTTTAAGAAGACCCCGCCAGGAGTAAGGAAAATCGTGATTGCTACCAACATTGCAGAGACTAG cattaCAATAGATGACGTCGTGTTCGTTATAGATggtggaaaaataaaggaaactcaCTTTGACACACAGAACAACATTAGCACAATGGCAGCAGAGTGGGTTAGTAAAGCTAATGCCAAGCAGAGGAAAGGTCGAGCAGGAAG AGTTCAGCCAGGCCACTGTTATCATCTATACAATGGACTACGTGCTAGCCTTCTAGATGATTATCAGTTACCAGAGATCTTGAGGACACCTTTGGAAGAACTCTGTTTACAAATCAAG atcctAAAGCTTGGTGGAATTGCTCATTTTCTGAGCAAACTAATGGATCCACCCTCTCGTGATGCTGTAATGTTGGCCATAAATCATCTAATGGAGCTG AATGCTTTGGACAGACGGGAAGAACTGACTCCACTAGGTGTCCATTTAGCACGATTACCAGTTGAACCGCATATTGGAAAAATGATCCTCTTTGGAGCTTTATTCTGCTGCTTGGATCCAGTACTTACAATTGCAGCTAGCCTCAGCTTCAAAGACCCTTTTGTCATTCCTCTG GGCAAAGAGAAAGTAGCAGATGCAAGAAGAAAGGAACTGTCAAAGAACACTAAAAGTGATCATCTAACTGTGGTGAATGCTTTCACG GGCTGGGAAGAGACTCGGCGTCGTGGTTTCAGAACTGAGAAAGACTATTGCTGGGAATATTTCCTGTCTTCAAATACACTCCAG ATGCTGCATAACATGAAAGGACAGTTTGCAGAGCATCTCCTTGCAGCTGGATTTGTGAATAGCAGAGACCCCAAGGATCCCAAATCTAATACCAACTCAG ATAATGAGAAGTTGCTCAAAGCGGTCATTTGTGCTGGTTTATATCCAAAAGTTGCAAAGATCCGGCCAAGCttcagcaaaaagagaaaaat GGTGAAAGTTTGCACCAAGACAGATGGAACAGTTAATATTCATCCTAAATCGGTTAATGTGGAAGAAACGGAGTTCCATTATAACTGGCTTGTGTACCATTTGAAGATGAGAACTAGCAGT ATTTACTTGTATGATTGTACAGAGGTCTCTCCATACTGTCTCTTGTTCTTCGGAGGAGATATATCCATTCAGAAGGATAAAGATCAGGATACCATTGCTGTGGATGAATGGATTGTTTTCCAGTCTCCGGCAAGAATAGCGCACTTAGTTAAG AATTTAAGACAAGAGCTTGATGATCTTCtacaagaaaaaatagaaaacccaCATCCCGTGGACTGGAATGATATTAAATCCAGGGATACAGCAGTATTGACAGCTATTATAGACTTAATCACAACACAGGAGAATGAAAGTGCCAGAAACTATGCTCCACGATTCCAGAGTGAACGCTATAGTTGA